The Pseudomonas parafulva genome window below encodes:
- the lipB gene encoding lipoyl(octanoyl) transferase LipB produces MPGCLGFRELGLQPYEPVLEAMRRFTGQRTAQTPDEVWLVEHLPVFTQGQAGKPEHLMLPGDIPVVQTERGGQVTYHGPGQLVAYLLLDVRRLGVGVRELVSRIEASLVALLASYQVTAAAKPDAPGVYVDNAKIASLGLRIRNGCAFHGLALNVDMDLAPFRRINPCGYAGLAMTQLRDHTGPIELDEVRTRLREQLVRHLDYAEQTTLTGGID; encoded by the coding sequence ATGCCCGGATGCCTGGGCTTCCGCGAGCTTGGCCTGCAGCCGTACGAACCGGTACTGGAGGCCATGCGTCGCTTCACCGGACAGCGCACTGCGCAGACGCCCGATGAAGTCTGGCTGGTCGAGCACCTGCCGGTGTTCACCCAAGGCCAGGCCGGCAAGCCCGAGCACCTGATGCTGCCTGGCGACATCCCGGTGGTACAGACCGAACGCGGTGGACAGGTGACCTATCATGGCCCCGGTCAACTGGTCGCTTACCTGCTGCTGGATGTGCGTCGCCTGGGCGTCGGTGTGCGCGAGCTGGTCAGTCGCATCGAAGCGAGTCTGGTCGCGCTACTGGCCAGTTACCAGGTCACGGCGGCGGCCAAGCCTGACGCCCCGGGCGTGTACGTCGACAACGCGAAGATCGCTTCGCTGGGGCTGCGCATCCGTAACGGCTGCGCGTTCCACGGCCTGGCGCTGAACGTCGACATGGACCTGGCGCCCTTTCGCCGAATCAACCCCTGCGGGTATGCGGGGCTGGCCATGACCCAGCTGCGCGACCACACAGGCCCGATCGAACTCGACGAGGTCAGGACGAGGCTGCGCGAACAGCTGGTCAGGCACCTCGACTACGCTGAGCAGACGACCCTGACGGGCGGAATCGACTGA
- a CDS encoding DUF493 domain-containing protein, which produces MSEADVKSHKIEFPCQDYPIKVIGDTGVGFRDTVIEILSKHAKVDLSTLAERQSKEGKYTTVQLHIVAESEDQLQDINSALRATGTVKMVL; this is translated from the coding sequence ATGAGCGAAGCTGACGTCAAGTCGCACAAAATCGAATTTCCCTGCCAGGACTATCCGATCAAGGTGATCGGCGATACCGGTGTCGGTTTCCGGGACACCGTGATCGAGATCCTCAGCAAGCATGCAAAAGTCGACCTGAGCACCCTGGCCGAGCGCCAGAGCAAGGAAGGCAAGTACACCACCGTGCAGTTGCATATCGTCGCCGAAAGCGAAGACCAGTTGCAGGACATCAACAGCGCCCTGCGTGCCACCGGCACCGTGAAAATGGTGCTGTGA
- a CDS encoding D-alanyl-D-alanine carboxypeptidase family protein → MNITNLAKRLCLPVLLMIMPAAFAAEQMMPAPPQLAAKSYVLMDASSGNVLVENNGDERLPPASLTKLMTAYIATLDIRRGQIGENDPVTVSENAWRTGGSRMFIKVGSQVTVSDLLHGIIIQSGNDASVALSEHIAGSEDAFADMMNKTAADLGMSNSHFMNPTGLPNPEHYSSAHDMALLARAIINEDPAHYAIYSQKEFFWNNIKQPNRNLLLWRDKTVDGLKTGHTEEAGYCMVASAVRDGQRLIAVVFGTNSEQSRAAETQKLLTYGFRFFETQTFYQKGVELSQAPVWKGATGQVKAGLANDLTMTMPKGQLKRLQASMTMNPQLTAPIAKGEVIGKVEVKLDDKVVQTTDLIALDGVEEGGFFRRMWDSIRLFFYGLFN, encoded by the coding sequence ATGAACATCACCAACCTTGCCAAACGCCTTTGCCTGCCCGTACTGCTGATGATCATGCCCGCTGCTTTCGCAGCCGAGCAGATGATGCCGGCACCTCCGCAACTGGCAGCCAAGTCCTACGTACTGATGGACGCGTCCAGCGGCAACGTGCTGGTCGAGAACAACGGCGACGAGCGCCTGCCGCCGGCCAGCCTGACCAAACTGATGACCGCCTACATCGCCACCCTCGACATTCGTCGCGGGCAGATCGGCGAGAACGACCCGGTGACCGTCAGCGAGAACGCCTGGCGCACCGGTGGTTCGCGCATGTTCATCAAGGTCGGTAGCCAGGTGACCGTCAGCGACCTGCTGCACGGCATCATCATCCAGTCCGGCAACGACGCCTCGGTCGCCCTGTCCGAGCACATCGCCGGCAGCGAAGACGCGTTCGCCGACATGATGAACAAGACCGCTGCCGACCTGGGCATGTCCAATTCGCACTTCATGAACCCCACCGGCCTGCCGAACCCGGAGCACTATTCGTCGGCGCACGACATGGCCCTGCTGGCGCGCGCGATCATCAACGAAGATCCGGCCCACTACGCCATCTACTCGCAGAAAGAGTTCTTCTGGAACAACATCAAGCAGCCCAACCGCAACCTGCTGCTGTGGCGTGACAAGACCGTCGACGGTCTGAAGACCGGCCACACCGAGGAGGCCGGTTACTGCATGGTGGCGTCGGCCGTACGTGATGGTCAGCGCCTGATCGCCGTGGTGTTCGGCACCAACAGCGAGCAGTCCCGCGCTGCCGAAACCCAGAAGCTGCTGACCTACGGCTTCCGCTTCTTCGAAACCCAGACCTTCTACCAAAAGGGTGTCGAGCTGAGCCAGGCCCCGGTCTGGAAAGGCGCTACCGGCCAGGTCAAGGCGGGTCTGGCCAACGACCTGACCATGACCATGCCCAAGGGCCAGCTCAAGCGTCTGCAAGCGTCGATGACCATGAATCCGCAACTGACTGCGCCTATCGCCAAAGGCGAGGTGATCGGTAAAGTGGAAGTCAAACTGGATGACAAAGTCGTGCAGACGACCGACCTGATCGCCCTTGATGGCGTCGAGGAAGGTGGTTTCTTCCGTCGTATGTGGGATAGCATCCGCCTGTTCTTCTACGGTTTGTTCAACTGA
- a CDS encoding septal ring lytic transglycosylase RlpA family protein — protein sequence MRELFKANTLKLLSCAAIGVLLVSCSSSRPTPTKSSGTAVRSQPGLDINRAHKDGAPWWDVDVNKIPDATPTVHTGAYKANPYTVLGKTYYPMQDARSYRAEGTASWYGTKFHGQNTANGELYDLYGMSAAHKTLPLPAYVRVTNLANGRSVILRVNDRGPFYSDRIIDLSYAAAKKLGYAETGTAHVRVEGIDPQQWWAQKGQRPPLMLKEPQVAQAQPVPASTGRVEQWTPPPQQHAAPVVPVQVGGNSVPGNRGGSFLQVGAFANPDAAELLRSKLSTMVSAPVFISSIVRNQQTLHRVRLGPISSQGEIQQAQDSIRLANLGQAKVVTD from the coding sequence ATGCGCGAACTGTTCAAAGCCAACACCCTCAAGCTGCTGAGCTGCGCCGCCATCGGCGTGCTGCTGGTCAGCTGTTCGTCCAGTCGTCCAACGCCCACCAAGTCGAGCGGCACGGCCGTGCGCTCGCAGCCGGGCCTGGACATCAACCGGGCGCACAAGGACGGCGCGCCGTGGTGGGACGTGGACGTCAACAAGATTCCGGACGCCACGCCGACCGTTCACACGGGCGCCTACAAGGCCAACCCCTACACCGTGCTGGGCAAGACCTACTACCCGATGCAGGACGCGCGCAGCTATCGCGCCGAGGGTACGGCGTCCTGGTACGGCACCAAGTTCCATGGCCAGAATACCGCCAACGGCGAGCTGTACGACCTATATGGCATGAGCGCGGCGCACAAGACCCTGCCGCTGCCGGCCTACGTGCGCGTCACCAACCTGGCCAACGGTCGCAGCGTGATCCTGCGGGTCAACGACCGCGGCCCGTTCTATTCCGACCGCATTATCGACCTGTCCTATGCCGCAGCGAAAAAGCTCGGCTACGCCGAAACCGGCACCGCCCACGTGCGCGTGGAGGGTATCGACCCGCAGCAGTGGTGGGCGCAGAAGGGCCAGCGTCCACCGCTGATGCTCAAGGAACCGCAGGTCGCCCAGGCCCAGCCGGTCCCGGCCAGCACCGGCCGCGTCGAGCAGTGGACGCCTCCGCCGCAGCAGCACGCCGCGCCCGTGGTCCCGGTTCAGGTGGGCGGCAACAGCGTGCCCGGCAATCGCGGCGGCAGCTTCCTGCAGGTCGGCGCCTTCGCCAACCCGGATGCCGCCGAATTGCTGCGTTCGAAACTGAGCACCATGGTCAGCGCCCCGGTCTTCATCAGTTCCATCGTGCGCAACCAGCAGACCCTGCACCGCGTACGCTTGGGTCCGATCAGCAGCCAGGGTGAAATCCAGCAGGCCCAGGACAGCATTCGCCTGGCGAACCTGGGCCAGGCCAAGGTCGTCACGGACTGA
- the mltB gene encoding lytic murein transglycosylase B gives MQAVRSWAARCMPWIGAVGLLGAVQQADAGDYDGSPQVAEFVGEMARDYGFASEQLTAVFHEVQRKQAILDAISRPAERVKPWKDYRPMFISDARIARGVDFWRQHEAVLARAEQEYGVPAQYIVSIIGVETFFGRNTGNYRVIDALSTLGFDYPPRADFFRKELREFLLLAREEQLDPLTLKGSYAGAMGLPQFMPSSFRNYAVDFDHDGHINIWTNPDDAIGSVASYFKRHGWVAGEPVVSRAEVSGPRVDEGVTQGIEPVKTVGELRALGWSSHDALRDDQPVTAFRLEGDNGPEYWMGLKNFYAITRYNRSVMYAMAVHQLSQQLVQARGVK, from the coding sequence ATGCAAGCAGTGCGTAGTTGGGCGGCCCGTTGTATGCCGTGGATCGGCGCGGTGGGGTTGCTCGGCGCTGTCCAGCAGGCCGATGCCGGCGATTACGACGGCTCACCCCAGGTGGCCGAGTTCGTCGGCGAGATGGCCCGCGATTACGGGTTCGCCAGCGAGCAACTGACGGCGGTGTTCCACGAGGTGCAGCGCAAGCAGGCGATCCTCGATGCGATTTCGCGGCCGGCCGAGCGGGTCAAGCCGTGGAAAGACTATCGGCCGATGTTCATCAGCGATGCGCGCATCGCCCGTGGCGTGGACTTCTGGCGCCAGCACGAGGCGGTGCTGGCGCGTGCCGAGCAGGAATACGGCGTGCCGGCCCAGTACATCGTGTCGATCATCGGTGTAGAGACGTTCTTCGGCCGCAATACCGGTAATTACCGGGTGATCGATGCGCTGTCGACGCTGGGCTTCGACTACCCGCCGCGCGCCGACTTCTTCCGCAAGGAACTGCGCGAGTTCCTCCTGCTGGCCCGCGAGGAACAGCTCGATCCGCTCACCCTCAAGGGTTCCTACGCCGGGGCCATGGGCTTGCCGCAGTTCATGCCGAGCAGTTTCCGCAACTACGCGGTGGACTTCGACCACGATGGCCACATCAATATCTGGACCAACCCGGACGATGCCATCGGCAGCGTGGCCAGCTACTTCAAGCGTCACGGCTGGGTGGCCGGGGAACCGGTGGTCAGCCGCGCCGAGGTGAGCGGGCCACGGGTCGACGAAGGGGTGACCCAGGGCATCGAACCGGTCAAGACGGTCGGGGAGTTGCGGGCGTTGGGCTGGTCGAGTCATGATGCGCTGCGCGACGATCAGCCGGTCACCGCCTTCCGACTCGAAGGCGACAACGGCCCGGAATACTGGATGGGCCTGAAGAATTTCTACGCGATCACGCGTTACAACCGCAGCGTGATGTATGCCATGGCGGTGCATCAGCTGTCGCAACAGCTGGTCCAGGCACGGGGCGTCAAGTAA
- the rodA gene encoding rod shape-determining protein RodA — MRRRASFLQRIHIDGPLLLILLTLAAGSLFVLYSASGKNWDLLMKQATSFGIGLVSMFVIAQLEPRFMARWVPLAYVVGVLLLVVVDVMGHNAMGATRWINIPGVIRFQPSEFMKIIMPATIAWYLSKRTLPPHLKHVAISLVLIGMPFILIVRQPDLGTALLILASGAFVLFMGGLRWRWIVSVVAAAVPVAVAMWFFVMHDYQKQRVLTFLDPESDPLGTGWNIIQSKAAIGSGGVFGKGWLLGTQSHLDFLPESHTDFIIAVLGEEFGLVGICLLLIIYLLLIGRGLVITAQAQTLFGKLLAGSLTMTFFVYVFVNIGMVSGLLPVVGVPLPFISYGGTSLVTLLSAFGVLMSIHTHRKWIAQV, encoded by the coding sequence ATGCGCAGGCGCGCCAGCTTCCTGCAGCGCATCCATATCGACGGCCCCCTGCTGCTCATCCTGCTGACCCTGGCCGCCGGCAGCCTGTTCGTCCTGTATTCGGCCAGCGGCAAGAACTGGGACCTGCTGATGAAGCAGGCCACCTCGTTCGGCATCGGCCTGGTCTCGATGTTCGTCATCGCCCAGCTCGAACCGCGCTTCATGGCGCGCTGGGTGCCCTTGGCCTATGTGGTCGGGGTGCTGCTGCTGGTGGTGGTGGACGTCATGGGGCACAACGCCATGGGCGCCACGCGCTGGATCAACATCCCCGGGGTGATTCGCTTCCAGCCCTCGGAATTCATGAAGATCATCATGCCGGCGACCATCGCCTGGTACCTGTCCAAGCGCACCTTGCCGCCGCACCTCAAGCATGTGGCGATCAGCCTGGTGTTGATCGGCATGCCGTTCATCCTCATCGTGCGCCAGCCGGACCTTGGCACTGCGCTGCTGATTCTCGCCTCGGGCGCTTTCGTGCTGTTCATGGGCGGCCTGCGCTGGCGCTGGATCGTCAGCGTGGTGGCGGCGGCGGTGCCGGTGGCCGTGGCGATGTGGTTCTTCGTCATGCACGACTACCAGAAACAACGGGTGCTGACCTTCCTCGACCCGGAAAGCGACCCGCTGGGCACCGGCTGGAACATCATCCAGTCCAAGGCGGCGATCGGTTCGGGCGGCGTGTTCGGCAAGGGCTGGCTGCTGGGCACTCAGTCGCACCTGGACTTCCTGCCGGAAAGCCACACCGACTTCATCATCGCCGTGCTCGGCGAGGAGTTCGGGCTGGTGGGCATCTGCCTGCTGCTGATCATTTATCTGCTGTTGATCGGTCGCGGCCTGGTCATCACCGCGCAGGCGCAGACCCTGTTCGGCAAGCTGCTGGCCGGCAGCCTGACCATGACATTCTTCGTTTACGTCTTCGTCAATATCGGTATGGTGAGCGGTCTGTTGCCGGTGGTGGGGGTGCCGTTGCCCTTCATCAGTTACGGCGGAACTTCGTTGGTGACGCTGCTGTCAGCGTTTGGCGTTCTGATGTCGATCCATACGCACCGAAAATGGATCGCCCAGGTTTGA
- the mrdA gene encoding penicillin-binding protein 2 has product MPQQIRLKDHEKDARLVRNRVVVGAVAIMLLVAVLIARLYYLQIIQYDYHSTLSENNRVHVQPIPPTRGLIFDRNGVIVADNRPSFSLTMTRERAGQWQTVLDTIIEVLELTEDDRALFEKRMKQGRRPFEPVPILFELNEDQIARVAVNQFRLPGVEVVAQLVRHYPQGAHFAHSVGYVGRINEKELKSLDPVNYSGTHHIGKTGIERFYEDQLHGQVGYEEVETNARGRVLRVLKRTDPIPGKDIVLSLDIKLQEAAEQALGGRRGAIVALDPRTGEVLAMVSQPSFDPNLFVTGISFKAYAELRDSIDRPLFNRVLRGLYPPGSTIKPAVAIAGLDSGVVNASSRVFDPGYYQLPNYDHKYRNWNRTGDGWVDLDVAIMRSNDTYFYDLAHKMGIDRLSAYMNKFGIGQKVSLDMFEESSGLMPSREWKRATRRQAWFPGETLILGIGQGYMQATPLQLAQATALIANKGKWNRPHLAKTIEGQPPVDDNPMADIVLRDKNDWARVTHGMEQVMHGARGTARKAALGSPYRIAGKSGTAQVVAIKQGEKYDRNKLQERHRDHALFVAFAPAEAPKIVVSVMVENGESGSGVAAPVVRQVMDAWLLDENGQLKPEFGTATATVAQEPAP; this is encoded by the coding sequence ATGCCGCAGCAGATCCGCCTCAAGGACCACGAGAAAGACGCCCGTCTGGTGCGCAACCGCGTCGTGGTCGGTGCGGTGGCCATCATGCTGCTGGTCGCCGTGCTGATCGCGCGTCTGTATTACCTGCAGATCATCCAGTACGACTATCACTCCACACTGTCGGAAAACAACCGGGTGCACGTGCAGCCGATTCCGCCGACCCGTGGGCTGATCTTCGACCGCAACGGGGTGATCGTCGCCGACAACCGGCCCAGCTTCAGCCTGACCATGACCCGCGAGCGGGCGGGGCAGTGGCAGACGGTGCTCGACACCATCATCGAAGTACTGGAGCTGACCGAGGACGACCGCGCGCTGTTCGAGAAGCGCATGAAGCAGGGGCGACGCCCGTTCGAGCCGGTGCCGATCCTGTTCGAGCTCAACGAAGACCAGATCGCCCGGGTGGCGGTGAACCAGTTCCGCCTGCCGGGCGTGGAAGTGGTGGCGCAGTTGGTGCGTCACTACCCGCAGGGTGCGCACTTCGCCCACTCGGTGGGCTATGTGGGGCGGATCAACGAGAAAGAGCTCAAGTCGCTCGACCCGGTCAACTACAGCGGCACCCACCACATCGGCAAGACCGGCATCGAGCGCTTCTACGAAGACCAGTTGCACGGTCAGGTGGGGTACGAGGAAGTCGAGACCAACGCCCGGGGCCGGGTGCTGCGGGTGCTCAAGCGCACCGATCCGATTCCGGGCAAGGACATTGTCCTGAGCCTGGACATCAAGTTGCAGGAAGCGGCTGAACAAGCCCTGGGCGGGCGTCGTGGCGCCATCGTCGCCCTCGATCCGCGCACGGGTGAAGTGCTGGCGATGGTCAGCCAGCCGAGCTTCGATCCCAACCTGTTCGTCACCGGCATCAGCTTCAAGGCCTATGCCGAGCTGCGCGATTCGATCGATCGGCCGCTGTTCAACCGCGTGCTGCGCGGACTCTACCCGCCCGGCTCGACCATCAAGCCGGCGGTGGCCATCGCGGGTCTGGACAGTGGCGTGGTCAATGCCAGCAGCCGGGTGTTCGATCCCGGCTACTACCAACTGCCCAACTACGACCACAAGTACCGCAACTGGAACCGCACCGGTGACGGCTGGGTGGACCTGGACGTGGCGATCATGCGTTCCAACGACACGTATTTCTACGATCTGGCGCACAAGATGGGCATCGACCGCCTTTCGGCCTACATGAACAAGTTCGGTATCGGCCAGAAAGTCTCGCTGGACATGTTCGAGGAGTCGTCCGGGCTGATGCCGTCGCGCGAATGGAAGCGCGCCACCCGCCGCCAAGCCTGGTTCCCGGGTGAAACGCTGATCCTCGGCATTGGCCAGGGCTATATGCAGGCCACGCCGCTGCAATTGGCCCAGGCCACCGCACTGATCGCCAACAAGGGCAAATGGAACCGGCCGCACCTGGCCAAGACCATCGAAGGTCAGCCGCCGGTGGACGACAACCCGATGGCCGACATCGTGCTGCGCGACAAGAACGACTGGGCGCGCGTCACCCATGGCATGGAGCAGGTGATGCACGGCGCCCGCGGCACCGCGCGCAAGGCCGCGCTCGGCTCGCCCTATCGCATCGCCGGCAAGAGCGGCACCGCGCAGGTGGTGGCGATCAAGCAGGGTGAGAAGTACGACCGCAACAAACTCCAGGAGCGTCACCGCGACCACGCGCTGTTCGTCGCCTTCGCCCCGGCCGAGGCCCCGAAGATCGTGGTGTCGGTGATGGTCGAGAACGGCGAGTCCGGCTCGGGTGTCGCTGCCCCCGTGGTGCGCCAGGTCATGGACGCCTGGTTGCTCGACGAGAACGGCCAGCTCAAGCCTGAGTTCGGCACCGCCACCGCCACTGTCGCCCAGGAACCGGCCCCGTGA
- the rlmH gene encoding 23S rRNA (pseudouridine(1915)-N(3))-methyltransferase RlmH has product MRLRLIAVGSRMPKWVEEGWHEYAKRLPQELSLELVEIALNTRGKNADVARLIRQEGEAMLAKVQPGERIVTLEVHGKPWSTEQLAVELDRWRLDSRTVNLMVGGPEGLAPEVCARAEQRWSLSPLTLPHPLVRILIGEQIYRAWTVLSGHPYHK; this is encoded by the coding sequence ATGCGTCTGCGTCTGATCGCGGTGGGCTCGCGCATGCCCAAGTGGGTGGAGGAAGGCTGGCACGAGTACGCCAAGCGCCTGCCCCAGGAGCTGTCGCTGGAGCTGGTGGAGATTGCGCTGAACACCCGCGGCAAGAACGCCGATGTCGCCCGCCTGATTCGTCAGGAGGGCGAAGCGATGCTGGCCAAGGTGCAACCGGGCGAGCGCATCGTCACCCTCGAAGTGCACGGCAAGCCGTGGAGCACCGAGCAACTGGCGGTCGAACTGGACCGCTGGCGCCTGGATTCGCGCACGGTCAACCTGATGGTGGGCGGTCCGGAAGGGCTGGCGCCGGAAGTCTGTGCCCGCGCCGAACAGCGCTGGTCGCTGTCGCCCCTGACCCTGCCGCACCCGCTGGTGCGGATACTCATCGGCGAACAGATCTATCGCGCCTGGACGGTGTTGTCCGGGCACCCTTACCACAAATGA
- the rsfS gene encoding ribosome silencing factor: MTKQKINGEELVELTKAALEDVKAQDIQVIDVRDKHSLTDYMIIATGTSNRQINAMLEKVREAVKAKGAQPLGEEGKGDSDWVLLDLNDVIVHMMTAAARQFYDLERLWLGAEQSRAGDGKHHSPENVHEYSDKLRDRE; encoded by the coding sequence ATGACCAAGCAGAAAATCAATGGCGAAGAACTGGTCGAATTGACCAAAGCCGCGCTGGAAGACGTCAAGGCCCAGGACATCCAGGTCATCGACGTGCGCGACAAGCATAGCCTCACCGACTACATGATCATCGCCACCGGTACCTCCAACCGGCAGATCAACGCGATGCTGGAAAAGGTCCGCGAGGCGGTCAAGGCCAAGGGCGCCCAGCCGCTGGGCGAAGAAGGCAAGGGCGACAGCGATTGGGTGCTGCTGGACCTCAACGACGTCATCGTCCACATGATGACCGCCGCTGCGCGCCAGTTCTACGACCTGGAGCGCCTGTGGCTGGGCGCCGAACAGAGCCGCGCCGGTGACGGCAAGCACCACAGCCCGGAAAACGTACACGAGTATTCCGACAAGCTCCGGGACCGGGAATAA